From Paenibacillus sp. V4I7, one genomic window encodes:
- a CDS encoding DoxX family protein has translation MTRTISKGRLWTARVMSGIAILFMLLDSIMKLFKPAFVVDATVSLGYQEHHIFLMGILGLLSTILYALPRTTILGAVVLTGYFGGVIATQVRLDAPLFSTILFPVYLAVLVWGGLWLRDEQVRKFFSLQK, from the coding sequence ATGACAAGAACAATTTCTAAAGGCCGACTATGGACGGCAAGAGTGATGAGCGGAATAGCCATTTTGTTTATGCTGCTTGACAGTATCATGAAATTATTTAAACCTGCGTTTGTTGTTGATGCTACCGTATCACTTGGTTACCAGGAACATCATATTTTTTTGATGGGCATACTTGGACTTCTTTCTACTATTCTTTATGCCTTACCTCGTACAACGATCTTAGGTGCAGTGGTGTTAACCGGTTATTTTGGCGGCGTGATTGCGACACAGGTTCGTCTAGATGCCCCACTTTTTTCTACGATCCTGTTTCCCGTTTATCTTGCAGTGTTGGTTTGGGGAGGTCTTTGGTTGAGGGATGAGCAAGTCCGCAAATTCTTTTCTTTGCAAAAATAG
- a CDS encoding 2OG-Fe(II) oxygenase, protein MLENLSQRLADLDWNFIQQSLDEHGYAKLPDLLCNTECKEIISTYEEEGHFRTTIDMARYRFGIGEYKYYNNPLPFLLQQLREELYPELAITANRWLEQLGRNASYPVTLAEFLDQCHQEGQNRPTPLILKYEAGGYNCLHQDLYGKVFFPFQVVFALNQREEDFTGGELLLVEQRPRAQSRGHVITLKQGEGLIFPANHRPVLGTRGYYKTTLRHGVNTVTAGTRYSLGIIFHDAK, encoded by the coding sequence ATGCTTGAGAATCTGTCGCAAAGATTAGCTGATCTAGATTGGAATTTCATCCAGCAATCGCTGGACGAGCACGGTTATGCCAAACTACCTGATTTGTTATGCAATACGGAATGTAAGGAAATCATAAGCACTTACGAGGAAGAAGGACACTTTCGAACGACCATTGACATGGCTCGGTACCGCTTTGGAATCGGGGAGTACAAATATTACAACAATCCCCTTCCATTTTTGCTTCAACAGCTGCGCGAAGAATTGTATCCGGAACTTGCCATAACAGCAAATCGCTGGCTAGAACAATTGGGCCGCAATGCTTCTTATCCGGTAACATTAGCGGAGTTCCTCGATCAATGCCATCAAGAGGGGCAGAACCGGCCAACCCCATTGATCCTGAAATATGAAGCGGGGGGATACAATTGTCTGCATCAGGATTTGTATGGGAAAGTATTCTTTCCCTTTCAGGTCGTATTCGCTCTTAATCAAAGAGAAGAAGATTTCACAGGCGGGGAGTTACTATTGGTGGAGCAACGTCCGAGGGCGCAAAGTAGAGGCCATGTCATCACATTGAAACAAGGAGAAGGTCTGATTTTTCCAGCCAATCATCGCCCGGTTTTGGGAACGCGAGGCTATTATAAAACGACTCTTCGACACGGTGTAAACACAGTTACAGCAGGCACAAGATACAGTTTGGGTATTATATTTCACGATGCGAAATAA
- a CDS encoding SRPBCC family protein — MNNAQETNNTLTSIAGQELRITRIFHAPRELVFKAWTDPEHLPKWWGPKGFTNTVQEIDIRPGGVWRYVMHGPDGVDYDNKITYHKIVSPEQLVYSHGDGDEDDQFQVTVTFAEQANTTTELTMTMRFKSAAELEKVVKEYGAIEGAKSTLNRLEEQLATM; from the coding sequence ATGAATAACGCTCAGGAAACGAACAACACGCTCACGTCCATTGCAGGTCAAGAGCTCCGTATCACCCGTATCTTTCATGCGCCGCGGGAACTGGTTTTCAAGGCTTGGACAGATCCGGAGCATTTGCCGAAATGGTGGGGACCCAAGGGCTTTACGAATACCGTTCAAGAAATCGATATTAGACCAGGCGGTGTATGGCGTTACGTTATGCACGGTCCGGATGGCGTCGATTATGATAATAAAATCACCTACCACAAGATAGTAAGCCCAGAGCAGCTTGTATACTCCCATGGCGACGGTGATGAGGACGATCAATTTCAAGTGACGGTCACGTTTGCCGAGCAAGCTAATACGACGACAGAGCTCACCATGACGATGCGATTCAAATCAGCCGCTGAGCTTGAAAAAGTGGTCAAGGAATACGGGGCTATCGAAGGCGCTAAATCGACACTTAATCGTCTCGAGGAACAACTGGCCACTATGTAA
- a CDS encoding DoxX family protein has product MKKTKVMYWIFTALLVVLMGVGAIPDILYAPEAVALFAHLGYPSYLLPFLGVAKLLGILAILIPGFPRIKEWAYAGFTFDLVGAMYSGIAVGDPVGGLAVFIIGFIVIGGSYVCYHRKQRAASLSQPPGLAA; this is encoded by the coding sequence ATGAAAAAAACGAAAGTTATGTATTGGATTTTCACAGCTTTGTTGGTAGTCTTGATGGGCGTTGGTGCTATCCCGGATATCCTCTATGCACCGGAAGCGGTTGCCTTATTTGCTCATTTAGGCTATCCCTCTTACCTCCTGCCCTTTCTGGGTGTGGCCAAATTACTAGGTATTCTAGCGATACTGATTCCTGGCTTTCCGAGAATTAAGGAATGGGCTTACGCCGGGTTTACATTTGACCTTGTGGGTGCGATGTATTCAGGTATCGCGGTGGGCGATCCTGTCGGCGGATTGGCGGTTTTCATCATCGGATTTATTGTCATCGGCGGGTCTTATGTGTGTTATCATAGGAAACAAAGAGCTGCATCATTAAGTCAGCCACCCGGCTTAGCGGCATAA
- a CDS encoding helix-turn-helix transcriptional regulator, whose translation MGLITTTWSALAEPNRLHIVELLRGGPLTVGEIAERLSLQQPQVSKHLRVLSDAGFVEVQPSANRRIYKLRAQPFIEMNTWLESYRRMWEERFDRLDEYLNELQGKGKQ comes from the coding sequence ATGGGCTTGATCACAACAACCTGGAGCGCACTAGCAGAGCCCAACCGATTGCACATCGTCGAACTCCTGCGGGGCGGTCCCCTCACCGTAGGGGAAATCGCCGAACGCCTCAGCCTCCAGCAGCCACAAGTTTCCAAACATCTCCGCGTCCTAAGCGACGCGGGGTTTGTTGAAGTACAGCCTAGCGCCAATCGGCGTATCTATAAGCTTCGAGCCCAGCCCTTCATTGAAATGAACACCTGGTTGGAATCTTACCGCCGCATGTGGGAGGAACGCTTCGATCGATTGGACGAATATTTAAACGAATTGCAGGGAAAGGGGAAGCAGTAG
- a CDS encoding YjcZ family sporulation protein, protein MSEVGYGRSSAFVLVLFILLVIITSAFAI, encoded by the coding sequence ATGAGCGAAGTAGGTTATGGACGTTCAAGCGCATTTGTCCTGGTTCTTTTTATTCTTTTAGTAATCATCACATCAGCTTTTGCAATTTAA
- a CDS encoding class I SAM-dependent methyltransferase, with protein sequence MTLFTFNSEMALAYEKNTRISIPTYDTLFAMVQSYYRAQLGGNELSAWGPSNPKWTFTGVDTSEEMLKIAKNKTVQLGLESRVKLIQGTIDDLPFPDSRFDAASCILVLHFIDDDQEKLKLLGTIKDNMKPGAPFVLVSAYGDPDDAELQARLNVWKSFWLDAGRELSKVDELVNRGIMKISFIPENQIERLLAESGFTNITRFYSTGLFAGWICHAE encoded by the coding sequence GTGACTTTATTTACATTCAATTCCGAAATGGCTCTTGCATACGAGAAAAATACTCGAATCTCGATTCCCACATATGATACGTTATTCGCGATGGTTCAATCTTACTATCGAGCACAATTAGGCGGAAATGAACTTTCCGCATGGGGACCGTCTAACCCGAAATGGACGTTCACGGGAGTCGACACTTCTGAAGAGATGCTTAAGATTGCTAAAAATAAAACAGTTCAACTAGGCTTGGAAAGCCGCGTCAAACTCATCCAGGGAACGATTGACGACCTGCCGTTTCCAGACTCGAGGTTCGATGCTGCAAGTTGTATCTTGGTTCTTCACTTCATTGACGATGACCAAGAGAAGTTGAAGCTGCTCGGAACCATCAAGGATAATATGAAACCGGGAGCTCCATTCGTACTCGTTAGCGCGTACGGAGACCCCGATGATGCCGAGCTTCAAGCCAGATTAAACGTATGGAAAAGTTTTTGGTTGGATGCCGGCCGCGAATTATCCAAAGTGGACGAGTTGGTAAACAGAGGCATTATGAAAATTTCTTTCATTCCTGAAAATCAAATCGAGCGGCTATTGGCAGAATCCGGATTTACGAATATAACCCGGTTTTATTCTACTGGACTTTTTGCGGGATGGATTTGCCATGCGGAATGA
- a CDS encoding Rrf2 family transcriptional regulator, producing the protein MKYSQATDYALHVMLYLVTAAPDKPVGIQLLAEKLGVSQTYLSKMMTKLVKAGLIQSAPGANGGYRLRRKQEDISFLDIIHAIEGTASLFECSLDHGNECLIQQVVIDAERQMEQYLENKKIADLAKLIKTE; encoded by the coding sequence ATGAAATATTCTCAGGCGACCGACTATGCGCTTCATGTGATGCTCTATCTGGTAACAGCGGCGCCCGATAAGCCTGTTGGCATTCAATTACTTGCTGAGAAGCTGGGCGTTTCGCAGACCTATCTGTCCAAGATGATGACCAAGCTTGTTAAGGCCGGTTTGATTCAGTCCGCACCCGGCGCAAACGGTGGGTACCGCCTCAGACGGAAGCAGGAAGATATCTCCTTTCTGGATATCATCCATGCGATCGAAGGGACCGCATCCTTGTTCGAATGCAGCCTGGATCACGGAAACGAATGTCTGATCCAGCAGGTTGTGATCGACGCCGAGCGACAGATGGAGCAGTATCTGGAGAACAAGAAAATAGCGGATTTGGCGAAATTAATTAAGACGGAGTGA
- the spoVB gene encoding stage V sporulation protein B: protein MSQHGQSFMRGTLVLSVAAFINRILGFISGMYIARVLGAEGIGILMMAHPLVPLVITITELGLPVAISKLVAEAHARGERMKVRRILHVSLAVTGVLSVALTTISLLGSEWIASILLSDQRAYYAMLAITPIAPIVAVSAVLKGYFRGMQQMKTIAASDVLEHTVQIACVLALVHLLLPYGVAYAAAGAMAASVVSEVISLLFLVTCYKLYGESRMPGETWASHLKQGRSTLGELLQIGLPTTGHGVIHSLYSTFQPLLITTSLALAGIGPALATKQFGLLAGYAFPMLFMPSFITQSLSTALIPAIGEAAANKNSLLIHERMNQAMNLGLLIGAPATVILYEWATPLTTLVYNAPEAGLLLKILAPMFFLHYFDAPLHAILLGLGRAKATLWNYVIATVFKVISIFVFGSQFGIIGVAYGIGIGIVIQTLLNFFSISSSIGFYWSIRPYVKVGICMMLMAICGHWTYNYVASHGMPQLWCVITSIVCSLLLYFAALVLTGTLNWKSTRHRFSIPW from the coding sequence ATGTCACAACACGGGCAATCGTTCATGAGAGGTACGCTGGTCTTGTCTGTCGCTGCTTTCATCAACCGTATTCTCGGTTTTATCAGCGGCATGTATATCGCTCGCGTACTGGGCGCAGAGGGGATCGGCATCTTGATGATGGCGCATCCGCTCGTCCCGCTCGTCATTACGATTACGGAGCTTGGATTGCCGGTGGCAATTTCAAAGTTGGTCGCAGAGGCCCACGCTCGCGGCGAACGGATGAAAGTGAGGCGCATCCTGCATGTCTCGCTCGCTGTCACGGGCGTCTTGAGCGTAGCTCTTACGACCATATCGTTACTTGGATCTGAGTGGATTGCATCCATTCTGCTAAGCGACCAACGCGCTTATTACGCGATGCTGGCGATTACGCCGATCGCGCCGATCGTTGCTGTCTCCGCTGTATTAAAGGGATATTTCCGCGGCATGCAGCAGATGAAGACCATTGCCGCTTCCGATGTGCTGGAGCATACGGTGCAAATCGCCTGTGTACTTGCGCTGGTCCACCTATTGCTGCCTTACGGCGTCGCTTATGCGGCTGCCGGAGCAATGGCCGCCTCTGTTGTCAGCGAAGTGATCAGCCTCCTATTCCTGGTGACATGCTACAAGCTATACGGTGAATCGAGGATGCCGGGCGAGACTTGGGCAAGTCACCTGAAACAAGGAAGAAGCACACTCGGCGAGCTGCTGCAGATCGGACTGCCGACGACCGGGCACGGTGTCATTCATTCGTTATACAGCACCTTCCAACCGCTTCTTATTACAACCAGCCTGGCGCTGGCCGGCATCGGCCCGGCGTTAGCCACGAAGCAATTCGGCCTGCTGGCCGGCTATGCGTTTCCGATGCTGTTCATGCCAAGTTTTATCACGCAGTCCTTGTCCACCGCTCTCATTCCTGCGATTGGCGAAGCAGCAGCGAACAAGAACAGTCTGCTCATACATGAGCGGATGAATCAGGCTATGAACTTGGGACTCCTAATCGGCGCGCCGGCGACCGTTATCCTGTACGAGTGGGCAACTCCATTAACGACACTTGTCTATAATGCCCCGGAAGCAGGATTGCTTTTGAAAATATTGGCGCCGATGTTTTTCCTGCATTATTTCGACGCTCCGCTTCATGCGATTCTACTCGGGCTCGGTCGCGCTAAAGCTACGCTGTGGAATTACGTAATAGCCACCGTATTCAAGGTTATCTCGATCTTCGTGTTCGGCAGTCAATTTGGTATTATTGGCGTTGCGTACGGCATCGGTATCGGCATTGTGATACAAACACTGCTGAACTTCTTTTCCATCTCAAGCTCGATCGGATTTTATTGGAGTATTCGTCCTTATGTCAAGGTTGGAATCTGCATGATGCTGATGGCGATATGCGGACACTGGACCTATAACTATGTTGCCAGCCATGGTATGCCGCAGTTATGGTGCGTAATCACTTCAATCGTCTGTTCCTTGTTACTCTATTTCGCCGCACTCGTATTGACGGGTACGTTGAATTGGAAAAGTACGCGCCACCGATTTTCGATTCCATGGTAA
- a CDS encoding CGNR zinc finger domain-containing protein, whose product MLWDDFLKSDYHDWRGSGHSEDRLDKPGWLEQLLAIHNLPYSGAPSAEELDDLKRLRGHMLRIVQKLTASESADPADLEGLNRALSGGPIILRIAESDSGYRMESTPLRAGWFRIGAEVAASFGRILAEGEPSRLRICGNPDCLVVYYDETRNRSKRFCDDKVCGNLMKVRRFRARQKAAKTGGSSIHGVSET is encoded by the coding sequence ATGTTATGGGACGATTTTCTGAAAAGCGACTATCACGACTGGAGAGGCAGCGGTCATTCCGAAGACCGACTGGACAAGCCAGGATGGTTGGAACAATTGCTGGCTATCCACAACCTTCCCTATTCGGGCGCTCCGTCCGCGGAAGAATTGGATGATCTGAAACGGTTGAGGGGGCACATGCTTCGTATCGTTCAAAAGTTGACGGCGAGCGAGTCCGCGGACCCCGCCGATCTCGAGGGGCTGAACCGGGCGCTGTCGGGCGGACCGATAATTCTGCGCATCGCGGAATCGGATTCGGGTTATCGCATGGAATCCACCCCTTTACGAGCAGGCTGGTTCCGCATCGGAGCGGAGGTGGCCGCTTCCTTCGGCCGCATACTCGCGGAGGGCGAGCCCTCCCGCTTGCGCATTTGCGGAAATCCGGATTGCCTGGTGGTTTACTACGACGAAACCCGGAACCGTTCCAAACGGTTCTGCGACGATAAAGTTTGCGGCAACCTAATGAAGGTCCGGCGGTTCCGTGCACGCCAAAAAGCCGCCAAAACCGGCGGCTCCTCAATACACGGCGTATCCGAAACCTGA
- a CDS encoding GNAT family N-acetyltransferase: MTINIKKCTFEDLELLQEISVETFNETFKNQNSAENMKAYLEKAFNLKQLEKELSNISSEFYFIYSNEEIAGYLKLNTTDGQTEIMGKDSLEVERIYIRKKLHKQGLGKYLINKAIEIAIERNKEKIWLGVWEKNESAITFYKKLDFVQTGAHSFYMGDEEQIDFIMTKTLI; encoded by the coding sequence ATGACTATAAATATAAAAAAGTGCACATTTGAAGATCTAGAATTACTTCAAGAAATTAGTGTTGAGACATTTAATGAGACATTTAAGAATCAAAATTCAGCTGAAAATATGAAAGCCTACTTGGAAAAAGCATTTAACTTAAAACAATTAGAAAAAGAATTATCAAATATCTCTTCGGAATTCTATTTTATTTATTCTAATGAGGAAATTGCCGGGTATTTAAAGCTAAACACCACTGATGGTCAAACTGAAATAATGGGCAAAGATTCGCTTGAAGTCGAGAGGATTTATATAAGGAAAAAACTTCATAAACAGGGGCTTGGTAAATATCTAATAAATAAAGCTATAGAAATAGCGATAGAACGGAATAAAGAGAAGATCTGGCTAGGGGTTTGGGAAAAAAATGAGAGCGCAATCACCTTTTATAAAAAATTGGACTTTGTTCAAACAGGAGCCCACTCTTTCTATATGGGTGATGAAGAACAAATAGATTTTATAATGACCAAAACGCTCATATAA
- a CDS encoding MarR family winged helix-turn-helix transcriptional regulator: MKEILREVGMIARALDSISNIEFKKYDLTKGQYLYLVRICENPGIIQEKLAEMIKIDRTTAARAIKKLEINGFIEKNEDPYNQKIKKLFPTEKGKIVYPFIKRENDYSNMVALSGFSESEVETIFNLLQRVRKNVEKDWEFVKKGNKRNY; this comes from the coding sequence ATGAAGGAAATTCTACGTGAGGTTGGAATGATTGCTAGGGCATTGGATTCTATAAGTAATATAGAATTTAAAAAATATGACCTTACAAAAGGACAGTACTTGTACCTCGTGCGAATATGTGAAAATCCAGGAATTATTCAAGAAAAGTTAGCTGAAATGATAAAGATAGACCGAACAACAGCAGCTCGTGCTATAAAGAAACTGGAGATTAATGGATTTATTGAAAAGAATGAAGATCCATATAACCAAAAAATTAAAAAACTATTTCCTACAGAGAAAGGGAAGATTGTTTACCCTTTTATAAAAAGGGAAAACGATTATTCCAATATGGTCGCACTATCTGGATTCTCCGAAAGTGAAGTAGAAACGATTTTTAACCTGCTGCAAAGAGTCAGAAAAAATGTAGAAAAAGACTGGGAGTTTGTAAAAAAGGGAAACAAGAGAAATTATTGA
- a CDS encoding GMC oxidoreductase has protein sequence MVLKIWVARNNDTLRIIADQKRVSIDELLSLNPSIENPDQNIAGKLVNLPVFSESDISPVTIPPTCHIPPEYIENWIPLTSLETMADNEYDVLIVGTGAGGGTMLWRLCEQWRNNGKRIGIIERGNIVMPTHGRNIPMMNRKRLEQYYRYISKPLQGSYPEFIGAREVICLGGRTVFWDVVASRLNLPLLPDWPIPIHEMDTYYNIAERVMNVTDEYARGSTLTEILLNRLQQGGFPESKYLPIAADIHPTKFGEVHADVFFSSFSLLAKALFLRPFDLAINARAVQVLVDQGKAAGVKVMSPDMSSYILKAKTIVLSASTYETPRLLLHSGIQGGAVGHYLTNQVFMLAPGKVSRSDFTDIPGTLGILIFGTPDRPYQIRLTGPNGYDWYPSSQEKPFLEELDILLQCFGRIYPRYENRVVLNLDRKDEYGVPEIEVHFSFNEAELAEIQKMVASVKRISSVAEITLGEICLVPTGDLHHTSGTCRMGEDPSTSVTDLYGQVHGISGLYVADNSVLPFIGSGNPTLTTVALAIRTADHIATQGKGYK, from the coding sequence ATGGTATTGAAAATATGGGTTGCTCGTAACAACGATACGCTTCGAATCATCGCAGATCAAAAGCGTGTATCGATTGATGAACTCCTATCACTTAATCCATCCATCGAAAACCCTGATCAGAACATCGCAGGTAAATTGGTAAATCTTCCTGTCTTCTCCGAATCGGACATAAGTCCGGTCACGATTCCTCCGACTTGTCACATACCACCGGAATATATCGAAAATTGGATTCCTTTGACTTCATTGGAAACCATGGCGGATAACGAATATGATGTTCTGATTGTAGGTACAGGTGCCGGAGGAGGAACCATGCTCTGGAGATTGTGCGAACAATGGCGGAATAATGGTAAGCGGATTGGCATTATTGAAAGAGGAAATATTGTCATGCCAACGCATGGCCGCAACATTCCGATGATGAATCGGAAACGTCTTGAACAATATTACCGATACATCTCAAAACCATTGCAGGGCTCCTATCCGGAGTTTATAGGGGCAAGAGAGGTTATTTGCCTTGGGGGAAGGACGGTATTCTGGGATGTAGTTGCTTCTCGTTTGAATTTGCCTCTGCTTCCGGATTGGCCGATCCCGATCCATGAAATGGATACCTATTATAACATTGCCGAGCGGGTCATGAATGTCACCGACGAATATGCCAGAGGGTCTACGTTAACGGAGATATTACTGAATCGTCTGCAGCAAGGCGGTTTTCCAGAATCGAAATATCTGCCGATAGCCGCCGATATTCATCCAACCAAGTTCGGGGAAGTTCATGCGGATGTTTTTTTCAGTTCTTTTTCTCTTCTTGCTAAAGCTTTATTTCTTAGACCTTTCGATTTAGCTATAAACGCCCGTGCCGTTCAAGTGCTGGTCGATCAGGGGAAAGCAGCCGGCGTTAAGGTCATGTCTCCGGATATGAGTTCTTATATTCTTAAAGCAAAAACGATCGTATTGTCGGCGAGTACGTATGAAACTCCGCGTTTGCTGCTTCATTCGGGCATCCAGGGAGGAGCGGTCGGCCATTATTTGACAAATCAAGTTTTTATGCTGGCACCAGGAAAAGTGAGTCGTAGTGATTTCACAGATATTCCGGGAACTCTCGGAATTTTAATTTTTGGAACACCGGATAGGCCCTATCAAATCCGTTTGACGGGACCTAACGGTTATGATTGGTATCCATCATCTCAAGAAAAACCGTTCTTGGAGGAGCTAGACATTCTTCTCCAATGTTTTGGTAGGATTTATCCTCGGTATGAAAACAGGGTCGTACTAAACCTTGACAGAAAAGATGAATACGGAGTACCGGAAATAGAAGTACACTTTTCTTTTAATGAAGCAGAACTAGCCGAAATTCAAAAGATGGTAGCATCTGTAAAGCGGATTTCTTCCGTTGCCGAGATCACCTTGGGTGAAATCTGCCTTGTACCTACCGGAGATTTGCATCACACTTCGGGTACATGCCGTATGGGAGAGGATCCTTCGACCTCAGTCACGGATCTGTACGGTCAAGTTCACGGTATTTCAGGACTCTATGTGGCCGACAACAGTGTTTTACCATTCATCGGGTCTGGAAATCCAACGTTGACCACAGTTGCGCTGGCCATTCGAACGGCAGATCATATCGCCACCCAAGGCAAAGGATATAAGTGA
- a CDS encoding N-acetyltransferase encodes MINVVRADQVEFDVRRGISEIFAEGFTQWLGFFSKDPKRIAAAFAHIFVLDQFYVALYKGQVVGMAACTDGTSLSVKLDKKELRKHLGFYRGTMAGIFLKKEFETTTVHPSSSVGSIEFVGTAAEFRGQGVASQMIRHILEHTPYEVHLIEEVADTNIPAMKLYYKLGFEEYKRRQIPVNRAKKIGINYLVSLRYSK; translated from the coding sequence TTGATTAACGTGGTTAGAGCCGATCAAGTTGAATTTGATGTAAGGCGAGGAATATCTGAAATATTCGCAGAGGGATTCACACAGTGGCTTGGGTTTTTCTCTAAGGATCCGAAAAGGATTGCTGCAGCGTTCGCCCATATATTCGTTTTGGACCAATTTTATGTGGCTTTATACAAGGGGCAAGTGGTCGGAATGGCTGCTTGTACAGATGGAACTTCACTTTCGGTTAAACTGGATAAAAAGGAACTTCGCAAACATTTAGGCTTTTATAGAGGCACAATGGCCGGTATTTTCTTGAAAAAAGAATTTGAAACTACCACCGTTCATCCTTCATCTAGTGTAGGCTCCATTGAATTTGTAGGGACGGCCGCCGAATTCAGGGGGCAAGGCGTTGCTTCGCAAATGATTCGTCATATCCTTGAGCATACACCATATGAGGTTCATTTGATTGAGGAAGTCGCCGATACCAATATTCCAGCCATGAAACTCTATTATAAATTAGGTTTTGAAGAATACAAACGCAGGCAAATACCAGTTAATCGGGCAAAGAAAATCGGGATCAATTACCTTGTATCATTGAGATATTCGAAATAA
- a CDS encoding TetR/AcrR family transcriptional regulator produces MPRSKEQYEEMRNATREKIHSTAMQLFVHQGFGSTNVQDIADTAGISIGLLYRHYKTKDQLFNELVSYAVEGLKRNITFFESDQSPKELMAQFVDEVYIDMINGEELAHLLILINQSLLAGAATASKHYEEILQVNARLLDSTAQLIRKGQQLGEFYSGDAQEMTALFYASIQGLAQMKVLLKSNFTMPSPSILTAFLLKERK; encoded by the coding sequence TTGCCGCGTAGCAAGGAACAGTATGAAGAAATGCGGAATGCCACTAGGGAAAAAATCCATTCAACTGCGATGCAGTTATTTGTTCATCAAGGTTTCGGCTCGACGAATGTTCAAGATATCGCAGATACAGCTGGCATCAGTATTGGGCTGCTGTATCGTCATTACAAAACGAAGGATCAGTTATTTAACGAATTGGTTTCCTACGCGGTTGAAGGGTTGAAACGTAATATTACTTTCTTTGAATCCGATCAATCCCCTAAAGAGTTAATGGCACAGTTTGTCGATGAAGTCTACATTGACATGATCAATGGGGAGGAACTAGCCCATCTACTGATCCTAATTAATCAATCGCTATTAGCTGGAGCTGCAACAGCCTCAAAACATTATGAAGAGATCCTCCAGGTAAATGCCAGGCTGCTTGATTCTACCGCACAGCTCATTCGCAAGGGTCAGCAGCTTGGGGAATTTTACTCGGGTGATGCGCAGGAAATGACTGCCCTTTTCTATGCATCGATTCAGGGTTTGGCTCAGATGAAAGTATTACTAAAGAGCAACTTTACCATGCCCTCACCATCTATCCTCACCGCATTTCTATTGAAGGAAAGGAAGTGA
- a CDS encoding bifunctional 2-polyprenyl-6-hydroxyphenol methylase/3-demethylubiquinol 3-O-methyltransferase UbiG — translation MDTLENVRKFYDETVNYEWRRLDRHKVEFELTKRYINRYIKPYDRVLDIGGGPGKYSLYLSQRGCHVTLADLSQNNVDFALKKANELNLPLSGLRVDCRDLSEIQDGQFDHVLCMGPMYHLKEEHDRVITINECLKKLKPNGMIFVAFVSSYSFVWDYLIGNPGMILNEERRLQLNTIVNDENFSGHGFSDNFFIRPSDVLPFFQQFELDKLHLLNCESFLYLREPELLSQSPEVVEAWLDLAEQVCERENLLSLAEHLMYIGKKHGWKQVHPLSSLGEH, via the coding sequence ATGGACACTTTGGAGAATGTAAGAAAATTTTATGATGAAACCGTAAACTATGAGTGGCGGAGACTTGATCGGCATAAAGTGGAATTTGAGCTTACCAAACGCTACATAAACCGTTACATTAAGCCGTATGACCGTGTATTAGACATTGGTGGTGGACCTGGAAAGTATTCATTATACCTATCGCAGCGCGGCTGTCATGTTACATTAGCGGATCTTTCCCAGAATAACGTAGATTTTGCACTGAAAAAGGCAAATGAGCTTAACCTTCCGCTGAGCGGTCTGCGCGTTGATTGTCGTGATTTATCGGAGATCCAAGATGGACAGTTTGATCATGTCCTTTGCATGGGACCGATGTATCATCTGAAAGAAGAACACGACAGGGTCATTACGATTAATGAATGCTTAAAAAAATTAAAACCTAACGGAATGATTTTCGTAGCCTTTGTTTCTTCTTATTCTTTCGTGTGGGATTATCTGATCGGTAATCCAGGTATGATCTTAAATGAAGAGAGGAGATTACAGCTAAATACCATAGTAAACGATGAGAATTTTTCAGGTCACGGGTTCTCAGATAATTTCTTTATACGTCCTAGCGATGTGCTTCCCTTTTTCCAACAGTTTGAATTGGATAAACTCCATTTACTTAATTGTGAAAGCTTTTTATATTTGCGTGAGCCAGAACTGCTTAGTCAATCACCTGAAGTGGTAGAAGCTTGGCTGGACTTAGCAGAGCAAGTATGTGAGCGAGAGAACTTGCTGAGTTTAGCTGAACATCTGATGTACATTGGAAAGAAACACGGATGGAAACAGGTTCACCCATTGAGCTCCCTCGGAGAACATTAG